Proteins from a single region of Methanotorris igneus Kol 5:
- the mtnP gene encoding S-methyl-5'-thioadenosine phosphorylase → MIGIIGGTGIASILGKGEEKIIETKYGKAKVLIDGDVVLLFRHGIKHNVPPHKINYRANIYALKQLGVERILAINSVGSLKEEIKPGSFVIPNDFIEFTKCREGTFYDEGKVVHIDMSEPYCPELREILKKILENKKYDYHEGVYVCTEGPRFETKREIEIYKNWGDVVGMTGYPEVVLARELEMCYVSLCNVTNYAAGISKNVLTVDEVLETIKAMEDKILKIVDEFINYDFGERECICKDALKHAVI, encoded by the coding sequence ATGATAGGTATTATTGGAGGAACTGGCATAGCATCAATCTTAGGTAAAGGTGAAGAGAAGATCATAGAAACTAAATATGGAAAGGCAAAGGTTTTGATTGATGGTGACGTTGTTTTGTTGTTTAGGCATGGGATTAAGCATAATGTTCCACCACATAAAATAAATTATAGAGCAAATATATATGCTTTAAAACAACTTGGTGTTGAAAGAATTTTAGCCATAAATTCTGTTGGTTCACTAAAAGAAGAAATAAAACCAGGAAGTTTTGTAATCCCTAATGACTTTATAGAATTTACAAAATGCAGAGAGGGCACATTTTACGATGAGGGAAAAGTGGTCCACATTGATATGTCAGAACCATATTGCCCAGAGTTAAGAGAAATTTTAAAGAAAATCTTAGAAAATAAAAAGTATGATTACCATGAAGGTGTTTATGTGTGCACAGAGGGGCCAAGGTTCGAGACAAAGAGAGAAATTGAGATATATAAAAATTGGGGAGATGTTGTAGGAATGACGGGTTATCCTGAAGTTGTTTTGGCAAGAGAATTGGAGATGTGTTATGTTTCATTGTGCAATGTCACAAACTATGCAGCAGGAATTTCAAAGAATGTTCTGACAGTTGATGAAGTATTGGAAACAATAAAGGCAATGGAAGATAAGATTTTAAAGATTGTTGATGAATTTATCAACTATGATTTTGGAGAGAGGGAATGCATCTGCAAAGATGCTTTAAAACATGCTGTTATTTAA
- the ribK gene encoding CTP-dependent riboflavin kinase — protein MEVIGKVVSGRGEGRYYVSLPPYKRRFKKILGFIPYPGTLNVKLDEALDIDKLNPIETDDFIYNDKKYFGVKIIPVKISTFKHDLEIEGAIIVPKKTYHPNNIVEIISPVKLRDILSLNDGDWVKIKIKYSCVR, from the coding sequence ATGGAGGTCATTGGGAAAGTTGTATCAGGAAGGGGGGAAGGGAGATACTACGTATCTCTTCCACCATACAAGAGAAGATTCAAAAAGATTTTGGGATTCATTCCTTACCCTGGAACATTAAATGTTAAATTAGATGAGGCGTTAGATATTGACAAATTAAATCCAATAGAGACAGATGACTTTATCTACAATGACAAAAAATACTTTGGTGTTAAAATTATTCCAGTAAAAATATCAACATTTAAGCATGACCTTGAAATTGAAGGTGCGATAATAGTGCCGAAAAAAACATATCACCCAAACAATATAGTAGAGATAATCTCTCCAGTCAAGTTGAGAGATATACTATCACTAAATGATGGAGATTGGGTTAAGATAAAGATTAAATATAGTTGTGTGCGTTAG
- the ribB gene encoding 3,4-dihydroxy-2-butanone-4-phosphate synthase, with protein MNIVEKAMQALKNGKIVLVYDADDREGETDMVVASEKITSEHIRIMRKDGGGLICTAIHPEFCKKLGIPFMVDILDFASQKFKVLKELYPNDIPYDEKSSFSITVNHRKTFTGITDNDRALTIKSLAQLCKEKRFDDFGKEFRSPGHVTLLRAADGLVKKRQGHTEMTVALAEMAGLTPITTICEMMGDDGNAMSKSETKKYAEKYNLVYLNGEELINYYLDYIEKKE; from the coding sequence ATGAATATTGTAGAGAAAGCAATGCAAGCACTTAAAAATGGAAAAATTGTGTTAGTTTATGATGCAGATGATAGAGAAGGAGAAACTGATATGGTAGTAGCATCTGAAAAAATAACCTCTGAGCACATAAGAATAATGAGAAAAGATGGGGGAGGTTTAATCTGCACTGCAATTCATCCAGAGTTTTGTAAGAAATTGGGCATTCCATTTATGGTGGATATTTTGGATTTTGCATCTCAAAAGTTTAAAGTTTTAAAAGAACTCTATCCAAATGACATTCCTTATGATGAAAAATCCTCATTTTCCATAACAGTAAACCACAGAAAAACCTTCACAGGGATAACTGACAATGATAGAGCATTAACAATTAAATCCCTTGCACAACTTTGCAAAGAAAAGAGATTTGATGATTTTGGTAAAGAATTTAGAAGCCCCGGACATGTTACTTTGCTAAGAGCTGCTGATGGCCTTGTAAAAAAAAGACAAGGCCATACTGAAATGACAGTAGCACTGGCAGAAATGGCTGGTTTAACACCAATAACAACAATTTGTGAAATGATGGGTGATGATGGAAATGCAATGAGTAAAAGTGAGACAAAAAAATATGCTGAAAAATACAATTTGGTTTATTTGAATGGAGAAGAACTAATTAACTACTATTTAGATTATATTGAGAAAAAAGAATAA
- the frhB gene encoding coenzyme F420 hydrogenase subunit beta: MDAFGKYKTVVSARATDKKILKKSQDGGIVSAAFIYGLENGLLDGVIVADNAGEFKAVPKVATTPEEVLEAAGTKYTVCPNISVLKSAVREYALEKVGIVGTPCQIRAVRKLMKYPVGFRHTDSKIALTIGIFCMENFPYMGLKTIVEEHCGVKMEDVVKMDIGKGKFWVYTKWGETKAIKLKETHPYEQIACHVCTDYTAELADISTGSVGSPDGWSTVFVRTTKGEEFFNKMVEDGYLEIKPIEEVKPGLGLVEKLALTKKEKNTKEIEHRKELGLPVPY; this comes from the coding sequence AGTCTCAAGATGGGGGAATCGTTTCAGCAGCATTCATCTATGGTTTAGAGAATGGGTTATTGGATGGGGTTATTGTTGCAGATAATGCAGGAGAATTTAAAGCAGTTCCGAAAGTTGCTACAACTCCAGAGGAAGTTTTAGAAGCGGCAGGAACTAAATACACAGTCTGCCCAAACATAAGCGTTTTAAAAAGTGCAGTTAGAGAATATGCATTAGAAAAAGTTGGTATCGTCGGAACTCCATGCCAAATAAGAGCCGTTAGAAAGTTAATGAAGTATCCAGTAGGGTTTAGACACACTGACAGCAAAATCGCTTTAACAATCGGTATCTTTTGTATGGAGAACTTCCCATACATGGGGTTGAAGACGATTGTTGAAGAACACTGTGGAGTTAAGATGGAGGACGTTGTTAAGATGGATATTGGGAAGGGTAAGTTTTGGGTTTATACAAAATGGGGTGAGACAAAGGCTATCAAGTTGAAAGAGACCCATCCTTACGAGCAAATTGCATGCCACGTTTGTACTGACTACACTGCTGAGTTGGCAGACATTTCAACCGGTTCTGTTGGTAGCCCAGATGGTTGGAGCACCGTATTCGTAAGAACTACAAAAGGAGAAGAATTCTTCAACAAAATGGTTGAAGATGGCTACTTAGAAATTAAACCAATAGAAGAAGTCAAACCAGGTTTAGGATTAGTCGAAAAATTAGCCCTAACTAAAAAAGAGAAAAATACAAAAGAAATCGAACATAGAAAAGAGTTAGGATTACCCGTTCCTTACTAA